The following coding sequences lie in one Microvirga sp. 17 mud 1-3 genomic window:
- a CDS encoding helix-turn-helix domain-containing protein, with protein MSRHLRAEGLAFRQVANEIRFQIACELLENTNMALSQIATVLRYSEPSAFTRAFRRWSEQTPSAWRANHPHVRKTRQLRRSLRSDRPNEFA; from the coding sequence ATGAGCCGACACTTGCGAGCCGAAGGTCTTGCATTCCGGCAGGTCGCCAATGAGATCCGCTTCCAGATCGCGTGCGAGCTACTGGAAAATACCAATATGGCACTAAGTCAGATCGCCACGGTCTTAAGATACTCTGAGCCGAGTGCCTTCACTCGTGCCTTTCGACGCTGGTCGGAGCAGACCCCGTCGGCATGGCGTGCTAACCATCCCCATGTCCGAAAAACCCGGCAGCTCCGTAGGTCTCTCCGTTCCGACCGGCCAAATGAATTCGCTTGA
- a CDS encoding DUF1214 domain-containing protein: MNADTNGFQVASSLIRLAISSWMPLWYNGDGSLVLFVQNESPGRALEANRLAALKGPFNLTMRLYA; encoded by the coding sequence ATGAACGCCGACACGAATGGTTTCCAGGTAGCGAGCAGCTTAATTCGGCTCGCCATCAGCAGCTGGATGCCGCTATGGTACAATGGTGACGGCTCTCTTGTCCTCTTCGTTCAGAACGAAAGCCCGGGCCGCGCTCTGGAGGCGAACCGGCTTGCTGCGCTTAAAGGTCCCTTCAATCTCACGATGCGCCTCTATGCCTAA
- a CDS encoding phosphate acetyltransferase: MTAAVSVQDASQQSSRRHEKYERLVATAQSLPRLKVAVAHPCDAASLGAVFEAAELGLIEPILVGPEVRIRAITEALGKDMSTTRIVDVLHSHAAAEKAVELVRAGEAEAIMKGSLHTDELMGAVVRREGGLRTARRISHCFVMDVPSHETPLIITDAAVNIAPTLEDKIYIVQNAIDLARAMRVDPIRVAILSAMETVNPKIPSTIEAAALCKMADRGQITGAVIDGPLALDNAIDLGAATIKKIQSPVAGRANVLVVPDLEAGNMLAKSLTFLADADAAGIVLGARVPIILTSRADSTITRLASCAVASLVADEQRKQLAVPEV, from the coding sequence ATGACAGCTGCGGTTTCCGTTCAGGACGCGTCACAGCAAAGCTCGCGGCGGCACGAGAAGTACGAGCGGCTCGTAGCAACCGCTCAGTCTCTGCCGAGGTTGAAGGTTGCCGTGGCGCACCCCTGCGATGCAGCCTCTCTCGGAGCTGTATTTGAAGCGGCGGAGCTCGGTCTGATCGAACCAATTCTTGTCGGACCGGAGGTCAGGATCAGGGCCATCACGGAGGCTCTCGGTAAGGACATGTCCACGACCCGCATCGTTGACGTTCTCCATAGTCATGCGGCGGCCGAGAAGGCCGTCGAGCTCGTTAGGGCTGGTGAGGCGGAAGCCATCATGAAGGGCAGCCTTCACACAGACGAGCTCATGGGAGCGGTCGTCCGCCGTGAGGGAGGGTTGCGCACGGCGCGTCGCATCAGCCATTGCTTCGTGATGGATGTGCCCAGCCATGAGACACCGCTTATCATCACAGATGCGGCCGTTAATATCGCACCAACACTGGAAGATAAAATCTATATCGTTCAGAACGCAATTGATCTCGCGCGAGCGATGCGGGTCGATCCGATCCGAGTGGCGATCCTTTCGGCAATGGAAACAGTTAACCCCAAGATACCCTCGACTATCGAGGCTGCCGCTCTATGCAAGATGGCCGACCGCGGGCAGATCACGGGCGCTGTCATTGACGGACCTCTCGCTCTCGACAATGCCATTGATCTCGGTGCAGCAACGATCAAGAAGATCCAGTCTCCGGTTGCTGGAAGAGCCAACGTTCTCGTCGTGCCGGATCTCGAGGCCGGCAATATGCTCGCCAAGAGCCTGACTTTTCTGGCTGACGCCGATGCTGCGGGCATTGTGCTCGGAGCCCGCGTTCCGATCATCCTCACGAGCCGGGCCGACTCGACGATAACGCGCTTGGCGTCCTGTGCGGTGGCCTCGCTTGTCGCCGATGAGCAGCGAAAGCAGCTCGCTGTTCCGGAGGTCTGA